In a single window of the Leptospira wolffii serovar Khorat str. Khorat-H2 genome:
- a CDS encoding DUF3817 domain-containing protein yields the protein MRLFTSKLGWLRVLSVLEGFSLIILVFIGVPLKRIWESPELVQILGPIHGAFFLLFCMNLLGAAVEYRWKWTLSAKLFLASMIPFGTIFLDYKVLKPMWESEVSEENPAE from the coding sequence ATGAGATTATTCACTTCAAAATTGGGTTGGTTACGAGTACTTTCGGTTCTAGAAGGATTTTCTCTCATAATTCTCGTTTTCATTGGCGTGCCCTTAAAGAGAATTTGGGAATCGCCGGAACTCGTCCAAATCTTGGGGCCGATTCACGGAGCATTCTTCCTGCTCTTTTGCATGAATTTGCTCGGAGCCGCCGTCGAGTACAGATGGAAGTGGACCTTATCCGCGAAGCTCTTTTTGGCTTCCATGATTCCTTTCGGAACTATTTTCTTAGATTATAAAGTTCTAAAACCTATGTGGGAGTCCGAGGTTTCGGAAGAAAATCCGGCGGAATAA
- a CDS encoding helix-turn-helix domain-containing protein has translation MKHHRKQHKNFLKLLKEARLEAGLSQTEVADSIGHCQSFVSRIESGELRLKLEDFLKLYQLYGKPATHFFRAFTEETE, from the coding sequence TTGAAGCATCATCGTAAGCAACACAAAAATTTCCTAAAATTACTCAAGGAAGCGAGACTAGAGGCGGGACTTTCCCAGACGGAAGTGGCGGACTCTATAGGTCACTGTCAGAGCTTCGTCTCCCGAATCGAATCGGGAGAACTGCGTTTGAAATTGGAGGATTTTCTGAAATTGTACCAGTTATACGGTAAACCCGCGACCCACTTTTTTCGGGCATTCACCGAAGAAACGGAATAG